The sequence CCGGCTGGCCCGGCGCGCCGACGGGCTGCCGCTGCCGCTGGCCGCCTTCGAGGCGGCCCGGCGCCCGCAGGCCGCCGCGGCCGGGCTGCTGATCTGCCTGGCCGCCGCGACCGGCACGTTCGGGGTGGCGTTCGGCGCCACCTGGGACCGGTCCCAGCACGACCAGGCCGACCTGGCGGTCGGCACCGACCTCGCGGTCACCCTGAGTACGCCGCCGGTCCCCGGGCAGGGTACGGCGATCACCGCCGCCACCGGCGCCCGGCTGGTCGGCCCGGCCACCGGCCGCGGCATCGCGATCGGGCAGTGGCTCGGGGCCGGCGACCCGCCCCGGCTCGTCGCGATGGACACCACGCACGCCGGTGAGCTGCTGCGCGGCCGCCTCGGCGGCGGCCGGGACTGGGCCGGGGTGACCCGCGGTCTGGCCCCGGGCGGGCCGGCCGGCGGCATCCCGGTGCCGGCCGGCGGCACATTCGGGCTGGCCGGCACGGCCGGTGCGGCGGTCCCGCTGAGCGTCACCCCGAAACTGCTGCTGCAGGACAGCACCGGGCTGCGCACCATGTGCACCGGCGCGCCGATGCCGCTGGACGGCACCCGGCACCGGATCGCCGGATGCGCGCCCGTCGGCGGGATGCGGCTGATCGCGGTGGCCCTGCCGGTGGAGGACACCCAGGGCGGCTACCTGCCGTTGGGGGCCCGCAGCCGGGTCGCGGTCACCGTCGCGCTGCCCGGCCCGGCCGGGGACGTCGCCGGCTGGGCCGCCACCTCGGCCGGACCGGTCGCCGGTCAGCTGCTCGACCCGGTGCTGACCGGGGCCGGGCGCACGCTGCGGATGTCCGCGACGGTGCTGCTCGGCGGGCCGCCGGAAGCCGCGCTGACCCTGGTCGCCACGGCCTTCCCGGCCCCCGCCGAGGTGCCGGTCGTGGTGTCGCAGCGGCTCGCGGACGGGCTGCGGGTCGGACCGGGCGCGACGCTGGACGTGGCGGTCGGGACGACCGCCGTACCGATGCGGATCGCCCGCGTCGTGCCGTCCGTGCCGTCCGCGCCCGGCGCCGCCGCCGTCCTGGCCGACCTCGACACGCTGTCGCGGGCGCTGACCGCGCGCGGCGACCTGGCATATCCGGTGGACGCCTACTGGGCCGCTCAGCCGGTCCGCGACGACCTGGCGGCCCTGCACCTGGGCGCGGTGACCACCCGCGGCGGCGAGACCGCGCGGCTGACCGCCGGCCCGCTCAACGCCGGGCTGCCCGCCGTGCTGCGCCTGCTGGCGCCGGCCGCCGTGCTGCTGGCGCTGGCCGGGGTGCTGCTGCACGTCACCCACGACCTGCGGGACCGGGCGGTCGAGGTGGCCCGGCTGCGGGGCCTGGGGATGACCGCCCGGCAGATCCGTGCCGCGCTGCTCGGCCAGCACGCGCTGGTGCTGTTTCCGCTGCTGGTCGCGGGCACGCTGGTCGGCGCGCTGGGCACGTGGGTCGTCGCGCCGCTGCTGGTCCGCTCGGAGACCGGGGCCGCGCCGGTCCCGCCGGTGCAGCCGGTCTGGCCGTGGCCGGCCCAACTGCTGCTGCTCGGCCTGCTCGTGGCCGGGTGCGCCCTGGCGGTCGGGCTGGTCGCCGCCGCTCAGGCCCGCCGCGCCGGCGCGGCCCAGCTCCGGGTGGTGTCATGAGCCGGCTCCGGACCGCCCTGCACTGGCCCAGCATCCGCGGCCGGGCCCGCGCCGACGCCAGGCCGCTGCTGCTGTCCGCCCTGGTCGTCGCGATGGTGACGGTGCTGGCCGGGGCGGTGCCGGTGTTGCTGCGCCGCACCGCCGACGAGGCCGTCCGGGAGGCGGTCCGGGCCGCCGGTGACCAGGCCGAGGTGCGGGTGGCGGCCCGCTGGGAGTACGACGACGGTCCGTACGGCGGCCGGCTGCGCGACCCGCGCTCCGCCGAGGCCCTCGACGACCTGCGCACCCGCTCGCTGGAGGAGCTCGGTCCGCTGCGTGACGTGCTGCTGCCGCCGATCGAGTTCACCGACACGCCGTACCTGAAGATCCGCAACGGCACCGAGCCGCGCAGCTTCCGGCTCAACTATCTGTCCGCCACGTCGGGGCCGGCGGTCGTCTGGGTCTCCGGCCGTGCGCCCGCGGCCCGTGCCGGCGACGACCACGCCGAGGCGCCGTGGCAGGGCCCGCCGTGGCCGGTGCAGGTGGGCCTGTCCGAGACCGCCGCGGCGCGGCTCGGGGTCCGGGCCGGCGATCGGCTGCCGGTCGAGGACGAACAGCGCAACCCCAAGGACGTACGGGTCAGCGGCATCTTCCGGCCCGCCGACCGGGACGACCCGGCATGGCAGGCCGCTCCGTGGCTGCTCGACCCGGTCGCCGGCCGGGACGGGGCGGGCACCACCCGGTTCGGCGGGCTGCTCACCGCCGCGTCGCTGCCCGACGCCCGCCTCGCCTTCGGGCTCGAGGACGTGAGCCGGACCGTGCTGTTCCGGCCGGACGCCGACGTGCTGACCCTGGACTCGGCGCAGCGGATCCTGGCGGCCGTGGTGGCGCTCAAGGCGTCGTCCGGCTCGTCGGCCAGCCGCGGGTTCGACTCGCAGTGGGGAACGCAGCTGGACGCG is a genomic window of Actinoplanes teichomyceticus ATCC 31121 containing:
- a CDS encoding FtsX-like permease family protein codes for the protein MIALLARRARAQWPVLAALLAVVTLGATLLGVCTLLVTRSAAAALGVAAARADPAAVTVTAYTSAITGADAAAVTDATRGVLTSALRPFGASTAVRASSVTRPLPGRRDRARTYLSAVENLPSKAALVTGRWPRPGRSLAHAETVLLEPTAKLLGLRVGSRVRLAAKPPDDPAPAVDLTVVGIARPLPGGGWDRDPLGGAGYVPDHNDGTTMLTFPAYGPFLVDLADLLGGGSSLSRMEIAARPDLSHATPATLRTLVRGVLAADPRLTGTLGERARFTRVASGLTGTLLAERRQQDITEAVVLAVAVLGTVLTATALALAGRLTAGLRAAETALLSALGASRIQLAVTALLETGLIALVAAALAVPLSVLLHSGLSHLAPMAGAGLATAPTVTGAQVLVVAAGALALTVVLALTAVQAEAAPGERGRRELLARSGADVLLVAFAGLGWWQLHARSADPDVLETLAPALLLTAGAALALRLVPPALRIADRLARRADGLPLPLAAFEAARRPQAAAAGLLICLAAATGTFGVAFGATWDRSQHDQADLAVGTDLAVTLSTPPVPGQGTAITAATGARLVGPATGRGIAIGQWLGAGDPPRLVAMDTTHAGELLRGRLGGGRDWAGVTRGLAPGGPAGGIPVPAGGTFGLAGTAGAAVPLSVTPKLLLQDSTGLRTMCTGAPMPLDGTRHRIAGCAPVGGMRLIAVALPVEDTQGGYLPLGARSRVAVTVALPGPAGDVAGWAATSAGPVAGQLLDPVLTGAGRTLRMSATVLLGGPPEAALTLVATAFPAPAEVPVVVSQRLADGLRVGPGATLDVAVGTTAVPMRIARVVPSVPSAPGAAAVLADLDTLSRALTARGDLAYPVDAYWAAQPVRDDLAALHLGAVTTRGGETARLTAGPLNAGLPAVLRLLAPAAVLLALAGVLLHVTHDLRDRAVEVARLRGLGMTARQIRAALLGQHALVLFPLLVAGTLVGALGTWVVAPLLVRSETGAAPVPPVQPVWPWPAQLLLLGLLVAGCALAVGLVAAAQARRAGAAQLRVVS